From Sediminibacterium sp. TEGAF015, a single genomic window includes:
- a CDS encoding GNAT family N-acetyltransferase, whose amino-acid sequence MADKYNSNMTRLESARLLIRPMSIIDAAFMLQLMNTSGWIEFIGDRNVKDRTAASNYILTRIIPSYHTYGFGLYLVLLKHSSKPVGICGLVKREDLTHPDLGFAILPEHENKGYISEACQTILEYVEKNLTISTIYGITTEKNIAAKKVLEKQGLTFLQTVQLPQNQHEFLLYAKVLHKEDVAP is encoded by the coding sequence GTGGCAGATAAGTATAACAGTAATATGACCAGACTAGAGTCAGCCCGTTTATTAATCAGACCCATGAGTATTATTGATGCGGCATTTATGCTTCAGCTCATGAACACATCAGGCTGGATTGAATTTATTGGAGACAGAAATGTAAAAGACAGAACAGCTGCCAGCAATTATATACTCACCAGAATCATTCCCAGTTATCATACCTATGGATTTGGATTATACCTGGTTCTTTTAAAACATTCAAGCAAACCTGTTGGTATTTGCGGTCTGGTAAAAAGAGAGGACTTGACGCATCCAGATCTTGGTTTTGCCATTTTACCTGAGCATGAAAACAAAGGATATATTTCAGAAGCCTGTCAAACGATTCTCGAATATGTTGAAAAGAATTTAACTATATCAACTATCTATGGCATTACTACCGAAAAGAATATTGCTGCCAAAAAAGTTTTGGAAAAACAAGGACTAACTTTTCTGCAAACAGTTCAGCTCCCTCAAAATCAACATGAATTTTTACTGTATGCTAAGGTTTTGCATAAGGAAGACGTTGCACCATAG
- a CDS encoding flavin reductase family protein — protein sequence MRLYSLGEIQKWERFYRANFINCLSGFKPVSLVGTVSKEGVPNLSVISNIVHLGADPALIGYINRPLPAAPDSIQNIKDVQHYTVNHITEDIFQKAHQSSAKYEPAVNEFEAVGLASQFEEGIPAPFVQESPVKYHLQLVEIVPISHNQTFLVIGALQHVFLSESLVQTDGFIDLEKAGSMLSLGLDGYANATMVQRLPYAKP from the coding sequence ATGCGGCTATATTCTTTAGGTGAAATACAAAAATGGGAGCGTTTTTATCGCGCTAATTTTATTAATTGCCTTTCCGGATTTAAACCGGTAAGCTTGGTGGGAACTGTTAGTAAAGAAGGTGTTCCCAACTTATCTGTTATCAGCAATATTGTACATCTGGGTGCAGATCCTGCATTAATTGGCTATATCAATCGTCCGTTGCCAGCAGCGCCGGATAGCATCCAGAACATTAAAGATGTGCAGCACTATACAGTGAATCATATCACAGAAGATATTTTCCAAAAAGCACATCAGAGCAGTGCCAAATATGAACCTGCAGTAAATGAGTTTGAGGCAGTTGGATTAGCGTCCCAATTTGAGGAAGGTATTCCAGCTCCTTTTGTACAGGAGTCACCTGTTAAGTATCATCTTCAGCTGGTTGAAATTGTTCCCATTTCCCATAATCAGACCTTCTTGGTAATAGGAGCATTGCAGCATGTTTTTCTTAGCGAATCCCTTGTACAAACCGATGGATTTATTGATCTGGAGAAAGCCGGATCTATGTTGTCACTCGGATTAGATGGATATGCCAATGCTACTATGGTGCAACGTCTTCCTTATGCAAAACCTTAG